The genomic window GTCTATGCTAATATATCTATGTGGGACTTCAAGGTTTGTTGCTACACGATAGGAGCTTTGCCACAATTTGACTTATtcaaaatattgtgtttgttacTATATTTTGTTTTCCGATTCTCTCTTGTCATGGTTGCTCAGTGCCGTCAGTTGCTGTTTTAGCGGGGATCACGCTGAGCTCTGGTGAGCCAGTAGGCACAGGTCTCCACGGCGGATGGAAGTGAGAAACCTTGTGAGAAAGTGAAACACGCTTGATCCTGGTAGGAGCTGACATGTCTAAAGAGCTTATAGCAATAAGGCTTCAGCAAAGCCAACATGACACCAAAAGCATTGAATGCTGGCAACAGCCCCCACCATTTGTTTacataaaatgtgttaattcttttttttgcataaatATATCAAACATGTTACTCAAAGTAACACTGCTGTAAATCTAATACCTTATTTTTGGTACTTGAGTTTCAAATAATATTAGACTGTAAATATGCGTGCTTTTTACCCAACAGGCATAATGTTAAGAGAAAAAATACTGAGGTCCTATattgcagagagagaaagagagagagagagagagagagagagagagagagagagagctgtctgatattatttctctctcttttcctttctcttcatCCTTCCTCATCAACAGAATTAATCTTTACTCTGATGGCCTCAGATTGTGAGCTGCTTTGCAAAAAGGAGCCATATCAAACCTCATCAAGGAAGATGGATTTCATGTCTGTAAAAGGCTGCTGGGAtcacatgttcatattttatcatGAAGATAAGGCTTTGGAATACACTGGGAAGCATTTCAAAACAGCTAAATGCACCAGATACTGTGTGGAGGAAGATATTTTAATATCTCCTTTTTGGTTTGAGTCACACAGAGTATTcaaatatgtttattaaagTAAAGCTGTAGATTGTTctgcaatgtgttttattaaaggAAACTTCTATTCATATCAGGTGACAAAGTGACAAGATGTCTGCTTTGGGCAAACACATATCTGCCATGTGTATAATGCAATATAATGTACCGTACCTTCATTAGGTAGAATgaatatgatataaaatatatgtaacCGTTAAAAGCTGTACTTACAGTTAACCCATATGGACTATACATTGTGTTCCCCCCAAGCGCATCACTGTATCCTGCCGTCTGACTGATAACATGGCGCAGAGTATCCACCTGAGGGGACAGACAAGGTGGACAAGCTGGTCAACTCGCTGTCTCAAAGCAGGTCAACACTAACTGTAAACATGCTCAGTGAAGCAACAGATACTGACTAGTGTGAAATCACAAAGGGAATCCTGAGACAGCACATTTGTAATGCAGCTAATAGATTTTCTAATGAAACAGCAAAGGCATACTGACATTACAAGCATGCACAAAACTATTACATCTTCTATACTGGCTAtggaataataaacaaaagcaTTCATGACAATCATAAATCAAATACACTATGCATGTTTTAACTTTTAATCGTGAATAAgcagaggtgtttttttttttttacatgtgtgtCAGTTGTGCAGTTGCGTtaaatttacaaaatgaaagaCATCCACAACAGACAATAACAAGATGAGACAGGAAGATAGCAATATAAAATACAGGGAAAAAGGGGAGAACACAGTACCGAAAACCCAATACCAACCAAGAGTTCAAGTCAAAGCCAAATGCATTCGCAACATGTTAAGGTGTTTGTAATCGTAACCAGGGAAATTGCTTTGCGGCATGATAGCAGTGGGGTGGGATTATATTTTGTCTGCCAAAATATTCCATCCAAAGCGAAATAGTCAGTAAACACTTTAGTCAATCTGAGGTTATAGAAGGTCTCGCTGTGGTAATTTGAACTGCCTCTCGTATGAGcagcgtgttttttttcttattctctaTTTCTGATTTAATGTGCTTCAGACTGCACTGTGGATGGCTCAGTACACAGGCAAGACAAGGACAGCCCTCTGCACTGGTAGTCAGGAACTGTCCCCGATTGTTGATCctacctgtgactgtacatTGGCTCCGACTTGTGCCCCTTGGTAAGAGTCCCCATTCAGACTCTGCATGCTCAAGAACATGTCCCCAGAGTTTGGGAGGTTAAAAGAACCTGAAGAACCTGGAAAGGGAGGATGTAAGTAGCTGAATACATGAGAAGGCTATAAAAGGGAaagcacagacacgcacacgcacaaacaatgcagacacacacacacacaccacgcacgtGTCTGCATACACACAGACCCAACTCAGGCAGACAAATACACTGAAGAAAGACTCCCATAAAACAGGCAACTACAaggtgaaggagagaaaggaagggaagcaaagaaacaaacagagaggagaggaagatatgCAGGAGGACTGAAGaggatctttttttgttgttgtctttttacaaATGCAGTagacacaaatgaaatgaaaatcacATGACACAAGGGGAAAAGGGGGCCAGTTCTATATGTGGTTGGTCGCTTAAGCTCCCAATTGTTCCACATCACCTACTTCCAATCTAACGTTGGCAGGGAGGTATCACATGGTAAATGACAAGGACAATAAGAAGCTTATGAAAAGACCAGTACCAGTAAACATGTTGGTTAAAAGAGTGTTTTTGCTCTCTGCAGAATCCAGCTGAAACTCTTCATCTTTCATCTGGAATCCTGGGTGCAAGAAAAAGGGACCACTTGATAAGCTTACCACATCCCGATGCAGGTCAACCTAGTCCACACTCAGCATTACATTACTCATTAAACTGGACTAAACATGCCCTCCTTTTAAGCTTCCTCTTTTCAAGTGACTCTTATTCAATATGAACTGCATACAATGCCATTTTGATATAATACTATGTATTACTGTAGGGTAAAATGCTCCCAGCAATtatgtgtcattttatttaGCACAAAAAAAGCACTACCATTCAGTGGGACTACATACATTACAAATGACAGGAAGTTGACAGAAAGTCAAGGGGAAACAAATCCCACTGGCATCCTTCtgaattcttttttaaatttatttttattttgccaaaAATACATGTGTTCTCGGTTCACAAGTCAGGAACGCTCTCTTTATGCATGAGTTTGCTTGGCATCAACTGTCTTATAGACAGGAGACACTGTGATCCCCAAGCTGGGAGCAGAGCCTGTCACTCTTGCGTGTGTGAATCGTGCATGAGAGAGTGAGGCAGGTAGGCAGCAGGTTAAGGGCTGAGATGGAGGGCAGATCTTTTCTTGTCTATATGCAGGAGTGCCTACCAGAGTTAGGTGTGGTAGGGGAGTTGGCCTGGCTGTTCTGCACTGCAGCGGCTGCAGCGTGTGCTGCATTTACAGCAGTCTTGGCGGCATACAGGTTGGCTTCTTCCTGAAACTTGCCGATATTTTTCTTGTACCGGATCCTTTTGTTGCCAAACCAGTTGGATACCTGTGTGgtagagcagaggaggaggagcagaggagtcAGACGTCAAGCAGCCACGACACCGTGCACTGAGCAGTGTGATTGTTTCAAGATGTCATGTTTGGGTCCATCAAGTACCCAATTCCCAGCCCCTGCAGTAATGTCCGCCGGGTACACAAGCTAATTAAGCCATAATCAGGAGCCACTTGTGTCTTCTCATGGATGGGAGCATGACATGCTCTCAGTTCTGTCTCCTgacaaaactaaaacacaagGGGCTCCTATTGCACAGACACTTAAGtcaatgttatatatatatatatatatatatatatatatatatatatatatatatatatataaaatatcagggatgacatgtgacatgaaatAAATCCTAACATTTCTCTctgtaaaatatatacatgtttaccCTCTAAAGAATGCCCACTGATTCCAGATCAGTGACTCAAGGTGATTGACACTTTATGCAAATACAATGACAATTAGTCAATTTAAGTGATTCAATATTATAGGGCAAAGTAATATAAGGCAGCATGACACATTTCacatcaacagaaaaaaaggaaaatgtatatatgtgttaaATATTTGAATACAAATAGGATTAAAGCATCCATACCACTTTATAATCTAATAAACAATCTGCTTTAATTAATGGCTGACCTGGGTAGCTGCACGTCAGtgctttcattctttttttaaatatcagaaCATTAAAACAGCGAtgaaacttgtgtgtgtgtgtgtgtgtgtgtgtgtgtgtgtttgtttgtgtaaacatgcATGCTCAGTGATCCTGAAAGCAACTTCTGTTTGTAATTATCAAAAACAAGAGTTAGAAGGTGAAGACCTGCAGACATGTGAAGCGGTAAACACAGACTATCAGGCCAGTCAGCGTTAAGTGATTTGTTAAAGAAGAGTGAAATATTTTACAGAAGTAAAATGTAACTctgaaggcaagaggaagaatTAACTTCAGATTTAGAGCAGTCGGATATGCTCATTTTGTTGAATCAGTCAGACACTGAAAAGTTGTATGAGGGGTGAACATTATGTGTGAATGCTGGCTCTGCAATAACAGTGGAATAATAATGACATGATGCTTGTTTTTAATGGTTCTATAAATTAGAGTGTCTTGTCGCTGGGCTGCTGCCCCCCTTTCAGGCCCTGCAGCCCACGGCTGGACCAGCCAAAGAGCAGCTGCCCCTAATGACGCTTTATTTAATTTCCACCCATGTGCTTAAATTTTAATATCCCCAGCAGCCCGCCAATGCTGTGGTGTAAAAATCTGACTGGATTTGCAGGACATCAGATCATTTCCATCCTGCACGTCTCTGTGCTCTAAATCTTTAATATCTAGGCAATTAAAATTAATGACCATTCAGGCGAGGCCCACTGTTGGCAGGGTTTCCTTGACATCAATTGTTTGATGGGTTTACCTAGAGGTTAAACTAACAAGCAAGGTTTAATTGGAAGCAATGAAAGCCCTGGCCATCATCCTTTTTACTTAACCTGCTTATGTGGATTGTATGGCCAAAGACAATGCAATATTCTCACTCTTTTAGACAGCTCACAAAGTGCCTACAAACCCCTcgaaatcatttttttttttttttttttttcaaaagctcaTCAGTCTGTTTAATTTAACTAAATGTTCATGCAAACAGTGTATTAAACAGAACTAGATGTATTAAAATGTCAGATGGTGTGTTTGCACATGAAGACATATTTGTATCATTAAGTCTGGAAGTTGACAGTGGTATACTTTTCTTTAACCAAACATCGCAGtgatacatgtatatattacaGTTTTATATTAAAATGGGATAATTGCACAAGTTAGGTATGGTtgaaaaataaacttgaatCTGCGCTTTAATATGAAGTGTGTTATGACTGTATTCTGCCACGATATGGTGTTACAAGCCTAAGTCTTCAAATCCTCTGGACGTTACACCACCCTTCTCAGCTCTCGCAcatttctctcctgaccaatgAACTCTGGCGTCAGTGATTCTCGGGTTCAGCTAAATATTGAACAAATGCACGGCACTGTAAGGTGTGGAGCACAACCCAATCTACAGAACGAATTCCCTTTTATCTTGTGGCAGGCCATGCATTCCATTGACTCCTATGTGTGGTGAGAGCCAGGTTGTGAGATTGAATTACCTGACATCAGCAGCCTCAAAGGCAGCAATTGTATAATGACCATGCAGGCTCCTTGCAAGAACACGATACCGCTGCCTTCATTGCTGCCCACTAGAGAGGCCGTGGAGCTGTGGTTAATAATTCAAACTATTTCACCCTATTTCAGGTCAATGCTCCTCGTAAGTCAATGTAATGCAATGCACGATCTGTCTATGATCTCAATATATCTGAGATTACAATGCCCGAAGctttcaatacaaatacaaaggTGGTCTCACTCGCTGTGATACCATTAATTATACAAGCCACATTAATAATGAATAGGAGCTCGCTCAAGTCTTAGCTTCTCTAAATTCACTGCGATCTGAAATATTGAAAAGCGTCACTCAGAAGAAAAATGAGAGCAATGTAAACGAGTCTCTGCAGAGGAATCTGCCTTAAATGTTGAACCATTCGCACACATTATCTCAAATATGACCTCGGTAAACCCCGACACAAACCACAGGCATCCAATCCCATGCCTTAATTCAAGAGTCCAGCCCAGCTCATGCAGAGTGACAGAGGGAATAAGACGGCATCCTGTCTTGACAGAGCCACTTGGGTACTCGTAGCAATGCTCATTGTACTTTCAGGGTTCAATATTAAACAAATCAGACACattggcatttatttattttttgttcaagGTTATCATTGCAGCATTTAGATATAACAAACAAACTGGATGTGAGCTGCATGGATCTCTTGAGCTAAAGAGGCTCTGCTCACAAGGAAGACGACTGCATCACTTGCATTTTCAATGATCTCTGCTGAATTGATGCCGGGTGTTTCGTCAGCGATGATGTATCAAGCAAAGCTGCGGACTGATATTGGCATACCATTCACGACGGATGGTTTTTACTTAATGAACTGCTCGTGCAATCAACAAAGCCCGCAAAAAGGATTTTGTGGGTGTTTGAGAAATGACTTATTCAAGCCCTCAGAGTGGCCCCAGCGAGCGGTTTGCGACTCTTAAAAGACCGGGGCACGGTGAGGGATAACACACTTATGGCGCACTCGGCTTCATGTCAAGCCTCCGACTTTGTTACTCACTTAAAATGAGCCAAAGCACTAAGAATAAGTCAATAAGAATGTCTGCCGTGGCCTCCGCCGGTCGAGGAGTACGCCACTAATGGGGCCTGAGATGAGTTCAAGTGAATTTTTAAAAGCCCTCTAATTTCTGCATACACTGATTTGTTCTCATGGGAACTGGAACGGTGGCCTGTTTTTGTGAGGCGCTCGAAAAACAGAGTGGCGCTCCATTTGAGAGGGTCGGTGGCCATTTCTTTAACCGCTATAAAGCACACAGCGATCGCGGGGCAagcaggggggtggggtgtgtgtgtgcataatctCAGAGCGTAGTTTGAAAGATTCAAAAGACCACACAATTAGTCTACGCTCtacaacaaacataaaaaaacaaatcatggGGTAAACAATAGCCAAAAAGTTACGTTGTATGTgacacatgtgtacacacataATATGGTGATAACATGGGTGTAGCTTAAAAAATAGTCAATCAAAAATACGTCTTGTGTGACTTGAAGGTGGGATGTAAATGCTGCGTATCcactctttaattaaaaaaatgtcaattcaAACTTGAAATACTGCTGTTCATGGTAACATTAGCATTGATCCAGGAGTGTGAGGAAGGGAGGTTCTGTGCAGTGGAACACTGTGAGGCTATTACATACATAAACAAAAGAGttacaaaaaatgaaaacagtgGATCAGGAGAAGTTATGACATACCTGTGATACTGTGATGGTGCTTCCCACCCCCTGAAGGCAAAAAAGAATGGGCTTTTACAGTATCTGACTCTTCATGACTACACTCAATATACCCCTCAacaccccctccccacacagaaaaaaacagcgCAGATTATTGTATAGATTCATGTTTCTGTGATATAGTGTCTCATGAGGACAACCATAGAACAATAGAGTATCAAAAAAATCTAGATAGTAGGCACAATCATAGCAGAAAAAACGAGAGCACAGGATAATCATACTGTGGATGTGGGGGTTAGGTGTGAGAGATATTGCCTTCAGGTTTACCCAACAAGGAGGCTCTACTATATATCAAGTGGGAAAGTCTAAAATAGAACTGTGAATTAGCAGAGTCCTGCAAGGTCACTTGAACAGCACACATACAAATAGATAGCCAGTCTCATCTAGTGTTTTGCAGCACCAGACTTTTACTGCTTTTCTTAACGTAATGGATGATGCCATTTTTCTTCCCAGCCAATGACCTGAGTGACTGACCAAGCAACAGAGAGAGCACACATGGTGGATGGgaatgagggagggggggggggaatggcaGGGGACCCAGCGTTGGGGCGGCTAAGGAAGGACAGCATAGTGCTTTGATTGAGGCCAAGATGATATAGGCCTTCCCTCCCTGTGGCCATGCTCTGACTGACTGGGTCCAGCCTTGACTGAAGCATCATTAGGCAGCCACATTGTCAAGGTTAGCTAAGGACATTGTGTCTTGGTGGTGTGACCTACGGTAACTATCCCTCTCGGCTTTAGCCTTTCCCACCCTGATTACCAACCAGCTACTGTTAGGTGAGCACTACCCACCTGGGAAACTGTGATGCTGCACTTCTTCGCCAGCTCCTCTTTAGCCTCCTCACTTGGATATGGGTTGCTGAGGTGCGAGTAGAAGTATTCGTTCAAAATTTCCGTCGCCTGCTTGCTGAAGTTTCTCCTTTTCCGCCTGAGTGGGGAGCAAAACGAGAGAAAGGCCGAGCACGCCCATTAGCACGACCAGCATTAACTCATCCATTTGGATTGCACAAATTGCACAATCAATCTCACACATAAACGGTGAAAATAATGAGAGATGGGCTCTCAGGGCCCTCAGGAGCAGAAAAGCGTGTCCTGCTCCAAGAGTCTCGTCAACACACAGAAGTACAGACTCCGACCAATAAACTGACAAGCCCATACACTCACAAAACACATACAATGTTTAATTTGGTCTGTTGGTCTCCAATCTCCAGTCCAAGCGTGTAATGTGTAGAGTTTAGTGCAGCGGATGGGTGGGCTTTGTGATGGAGCGCAAAGCCCAGTCGGAGTGCATCTCGGTACATTATAGAAATCATGGCATGCACAGTTGAGCATTGTTCCTGAAGTGCCACAGCCCCAGGGATCTCCAGCAGAAACAAGCAAACTCTAACTAGATCTGGGTCCCCTTCCCTCCCAAGGGCACTACTTATCATGTTGTTGAGCATTTGCTTATTTTGCCTTGTTTACTGTGCTTCACCAAGGCAGTGGGCAAGCAAATGTGCTTCCGCTTGGCTTGTTTGGCCCAAACCTGTGCCACTCTCTGCTGAGcgcccacaatgcaccacacggTTAGTGATTAGCGTAAATCCACAACACCTGCTGATGACCTCCCTTCCATCCATTATACATGAATCGGCCCCCATTTCATTTAGACTCAACTGTTCTCAGGTGTGGGGCCATGATTGTCTTGAAAATGGATAATGCATGGAACATGGACATAAttaaaatcatgcatttctGCATCTGCAGTGCTCACACTGTGTGCTGTGCCAGAAAAGTGAGGGAAAAAACAAACTTCTGACCTGCACACAGTCTTAAACTGACCTTGCGCACTAAATGTGCTTATATGGGTCATACGGAAGCAGGTCAAGTTTCTAGataccaaatacacacacacacacacacacacacacacatctaaatatataaacaacaacactacACAATCTACTGACCTGGCATCAAGGAATCTGGAGCGCAGGATCATGACAGCCTCACAGGTGCTCTGTTTCAGTTGCATCTGGATGGAGCTGAATTTACGGTGGATGATTCCCACCATGCGCTCAATCTCTTTGGGGGAGATGGGCCGCGTGCGAGACTGTTCCCTCAGCAGGTTCATCACATGGGTAGTGAATTCGTTGCATGCCTGCCaagtgacagagagacagccaAGAGTTATGTAAATGTCCCAAGTCACAGCAGTGAATTTACAAAAGCTCTTTGACAGATA from Cyclopterus lumpus isolate fCycLum1 chromosome 9, fCycLum1.pri, whole genome shotgun sequence includes these protein-coding regions:
- the pbx3b gene encoding pre-B-cell leukemia transcription factor 3b isoform X1, giving the protein MDDQARIMQSIGGVSLAGHSVQGGMALPPPHGHDGTDGDGRKQDIGDILHQIMTITDQSLDEAQAKKHGLNCHRMKPALFSVLCEIKEKTGLSIRGAQEEDPPDPQLMRLDNMLLAEGVAGPEKGGGSAAAAAAAAAAGGAADNSIEHSDYRAKLTQIRQIYHTELEKYEQACNEFTTHVMNLLREQSRTRPISPKEIERMVGIIHRKFSSIQMQLKQSTCEAVMILRSRFLDARRKRRNFSKQATEILNEYFYSHLSNPYPSEEAKEELAKKCSITVSQVSNWFGNKRIRYKKNIGKFQEEANLYAAKTAVNAAHAAAAAVQNSQANSPTTPNSGSSGSFNLPNSGDMFLSMQSLNGDSYQGAQVGANVQSQVDTLRHVISQTAGYSDALGGNTMYSPYGLTANGGWQDATTPSSVICSTEGPGSVHSDTSN
- the pbx3b gene encoding pre-B-cell leukemia transcription factor 3b isoform X4, producing the protein MDDQARIMQSIGGVSLAGHSVQGGMALPPPHGHDGTDGDGRKQDIGDILHQIMTITDQSLDEAQAKKHGLNCHRMKPALFSVLCEIKEKTGLSIRGAQEEDPPDPQLMRLDNMLLAEGVAGPEKGGGSAAAAAAAAAAGGAADNSIEHSDYRAKLTQIRQIYHTELEKYEQACNEFTTHVMNLLREQSRTRPISPKEIERMVGIIHRKFSSIQMQLKQSTCEAVMILRSRFLDARRKRRNFSKQATEILNEYFYSHLSNPYPSEEAKEELAKKCSITVSQVSNWFGNKRIRYKKNIGKFQEEANLYAAKTAVNAAHAAAAAVQNSQANSPTTPNSGGYSAPCYQSDGRIQ
- the pbx3b gene encoding pre-B-cell leukemia transcription factor 3b isoform X3; its protein translation is MDDQARIMQSIGGVSLAGHSVQGGMALPPPHGHDGTDGDGRKQDIGDILHQIMTITDQSLDEAQAKKHGLNCHRMKPALFSVLCEIKEKTGLSIRGAQEEDPPDPQLMRLDNMLLAEGVAGPEKGGGSAAAAAAAAAAGGAADNSIEHSDYRAKLTQIRQIYHTELEKYEQACNEFTTHVMNLLREQSRTRPISPKEIERMVGIIHRKFSSIQMQLKQSTCEAVMILRSRFLDARRKRRNFSKQATEILNEYFYSHLSNPYPSEEAKEELAKKCSITVSQVSNWFGNKRIRYKKNIGKFQEEANLYAAKTAVNAAHAAAAAVQNSQANSPTTPNSGFQMKDEEFQLDSAESKNTLLTNMFTGGYSAPCYQSDGRIQ
- the pbx3b gene encoding pre-B-cell leukemia transcription factor 3b isoform X2 — protein: MDDQARIMQSIGGVSLAGHSVQGGMALPPPHGHDGTDGDGRKQDIGDILHQIMTITDQSLDEAQAKKHGLNCHRMKPALFSVLCEIKEKTGLSIRGAQEEDPPDPQLMRLDNMLLAEGVAGPEKGGGSAAAAAAAAAAGGAADNSIEHSDYRAKLTQIRQIYHTELEKYEQACNEFTTHVMNLLREQSRTRPISPKEIERMVGIIHRKFSSIQMQLKQSTCEAVMILRSRFLDARRKRRNFSKQATEILNEYFYSHLSNPYPSEEAKEELAKKCSITVSQGVGSTITVSQVSNWFGNKRIRYKKNIGKFQEEANLYAAKTAVNAAHAAAAAVQNSQANSPTTPNSGFQMKDEEFQLDSAESKNTLLTNMFTGGYSAPCYQSDGRIQ